Proteins from a genomic interval of Caulobacter sp. NIBR1757:
- a CDS encoding EF-hand domain-containing protein: MALQLSKAMAIGAVAAVVLGGAGVLAVSVSVSGATAAPEGISNPVHRMLFASIDRNADGRVDRREAETSDFSMSVKGGQQGAQKVAVEHMNKADRFMYAFDTNGDDVVLASEFASVMDGSRKGKARECGDRACAP, from the coding sequence ATGGCACTGCAGTTGAGCAAGGCGATGGCCATCGGCGCGGTCGCCGCCGTGGTTCTGGGCGGCGCGGGGGTTCTGGCCGTCTCCGTCTCCGTGTCCGGCGCAACGGCCGCTCCGGAAGGGATCAGCAACCCAGTCCACCGGATGCTGTTCGCCTCGATAGACCGCAATGCGGATGGACGGGTCGATCGCCGGGAAGCCGAAACCTCGGACTTCAGCATGTCGGTCAAGGGCGGCCAGCAGGGCGCCCAGAAGGTCGCCGTCGAACACATGAACAAGGCGGACCGCTTCATGTACGCCTTCGATACCAACGGCGACGACGTCGTCCTGGCGTCCGAATTCGCCTCGGTCATGGACGGATCGCGCAAAGGCAAGGCCCGGGAGTGCGGCGACCGCGCCTGTGCTCCCTAG
- a CDS encoding DUF805 domain-containing protein, giving the protein MSLGNLLFSPFGRIGRSQFWGAWLGLVAFGAVFGWIPLVGPAVAVVAFYVMVCLFSKRLHDMGRSGWWQLVPIIAAPLLLIAGFYSLQGATLVPVGETGLDVRGGVGEWPLFLGILLSMVVGPLFFLWAGLTPGRTGSTEAGLPQGA; this is encoded by the coding sequence ATGTCGCTGGGCAATCTGCTGTTCTCACCGTTCGGCCGCATCGGCCGAAGCCAGTTCTGGGGCGCCTGGCTGGGGCTTGTGGCGTTTGGGGCGGTTTTCGGCTGGATCCCGCTGGTCGGCCCGGCGGTCGCCGTCGTGGCCTTCTATGTGATGGTCTGCCTGTTCTCCAAGCGCCTGCACGACATGGGGCGTTCGGGCTGGTGGCAACTGGTTCCGATCATTGCCGCCCCCCTGCTTCTGATCGCAGGCTTCTACAGCCTGCAGGGCGCCACCCTGGTTCCGGTCGGTGAGACGGGCCTGGACGTGCGGGGCGGCGTCGGCGAATGGCCGCTGTTCCTCGGCATCCTGCTGTCGATGGTGGTCGGCCCCCTGTTCTTCCTCTGGGCCGGACTGACCCCGGGGCGGACGGGATCGACCGAGGCCGGCCTGCCGCAAGGCGCCTGA
- a CDS encoding ABC transporter permease: MRTTRQWLTGAAMVFIIAIGLAVGALMTASVLLDLVSDREHPRADTTYRISTRTPTVFASVVDAGEARADTPKELKAALLAAGVASHVVRIAPVADSVRAPGRPEREVGLRIVAADPNFPQLFRVRSGGRTLSSLGERPGVWLTRPALRRLEAVEGRSLAQVQIGGRRLPVLGVIDQPGPTSHLQYDGLAPFSEAFDYGNAIMGVVHHYPALTYIQVRGDPADAALGAARAMQQVTGLETPADLTPITRLRSGGTGGLMGEPRFVVTGGALERQTGFLLAVISLGGVAVSLLLFVQTALRARAAEMGVRICLGDSPRAIYLRGLAVAGGLMAAAALPSVLLIALAGGPILGLLGKPDPGVTTGGAVALAFLGCGALILAATAAGLAPVLVTAPIRLIQPRPGGRRLALLAVVVGLAVLVCASGAFAFSAALFGGEVARGASLSPLDGRLFLVPTRIDRVDAVLQALARRPDVEVTGTLHWRPFETNAGNMSLQLEREGRFHQATVLTGETTIFELLGLEPNAGVLPRLADGPGCRAAASERLAGELGFTRATDLLGRSLTMANLPDRCRIVAIVPDIRLDRLTEPVGPALHVVGSAFVTRSERSGAPSRRIFVRLRPDAEPREALASLPRASAAPTISLGRLGLNAYAREGRIAALLGLGAVVMSLVFLGICTALVLNAIEHQRREIAIRQALGAATARLVTRLVAPIVLASGIGALLSLLANIALLGSWRSLGGLASQAGPGPAFAVVVASLAPVCVALAVAYISVGLVQPAETLKSAA; the protein is encoded by the coding sequence TTGAGGACGACCCGTCAATGGCTGACGGGCGCGGCGATGGTGTTCATCATCGCCATCGGCCTGGCCGTCGGGGCGCTGATGACGGCCAGTGTCCTGCTCGATCTCGTCAGTGACCGGGAGCACCCGCGCGCTGACACGACCTACCGCATCTCGACCCGCACGCCGACGGTGTTCGCCAGCGTTGTCGATGCCGGCGAAGCGCGCGCCGACACCCCCAAGGAACTCAAGGCCGCGCTCCTCGCCGCCGGTGTCGCCAGCCATGTCGTGCGGATCGCTCCGGTTGCCGATTCGGTGCGAGCGCCGGGCCGGCCAGAGCGCGAGGTCGGGTTGCGTATCGTCGCCGCCGATCCCAATTTTCCACAGCTGTTCCGGGTGCGCTCCGGCGGCAGGACGCTGTCGTCCCTTGGCGAACGACCAGGCGTCTGGCTGACACGGCCGGCGCTTCGACGGCTGGAGGCTGTCGAGGGGAGATCCCTGGCCCAGGTCCAGATCGGTGGCCGTCGCCTTCCCGTCCTGGGCGTCATCGACCAGCCCGGCCCGACCTCCCACCTGCAGTACGACGGGCTGGCGCCGTTTTCGGAGGCATTCGACTACGGCAATGCGATCATGGGTGTGGTTCATCACTATCCCGCCCTGACCTACATCCAGGTCCGCGGCGATCCAGCCGACGCCGCGCTGGGCGCTGCCCGGGCGATGCAACAAGTCACCGGCCTCGAGACCCCGGCCGACCTGACCCCGATCACCCGCCTGCGGTCGGGAGGAACGGGAGGCCTGATGGGTGAGCCGCGGTTTGTGGTCACCGGCGGAGCCCTGGAACGACAGACCGGCTTCCTGCTGGCCGTCATCAGCCTCGGCGGCGTGGCGGTGTCCCTGCTGCTGTTCGTCCAGACGGCGCTGCGGGCGAGGGCAGCCGAGATGGGCGTGCGCATCTGCCTGGGCGACTCGCCGCGCGCCATATACCTGCGCGGCCTGGCGGTGGCTGGCGGCCTGATGGCCGCGGCGGCGCTGCCGTCGGTCCTGCTGATCGCGCTGGCCGGGGGTCCGATTCTGGGTCTTCTGGGAAAGCCGGACCCGGGCGTGACGACGGGTGGGGCCGTGGCCCTGGCCTTTCTGGGGTGCGGCGCCCTGATCCTGGCCGCGACAGCCGCCGGCCTGGCCCCGGTCCTGGTGACCGCCCCGATCAGGCTCATCCAGCCCCGTCCGGGCGGGCGGCGCCTGGCCCTCCTGGCCGTGGTCGTCGGGCTGGCGGTGCTGGTGTGCGCCAGCGGCGCCTTCGCCTTTTCCGCCGCCCTGTTCGGCGGAGAAGTCGCACGTGGCGCCTCGCTGTCTCCGCTCGACGGGCGGTTGTTCCTGGTCCCGACCCGCATCGACCGCGTCGATGCCGTTCTGCAGGCGCTGGCGCGCCGGCCCGACGTCGAGGTGACGGGGACCCTGCATTGGCGTCCGTTCGAGACCAATGCCGGTAACATGAGCCTTCAACTGGAGCGGGAAGGTCGCTTCCATCAGGCCACGGTACTGACCGGAGAAACCACCATCTTCGAGTTGTTGGGCCTGGAACCCAACGCTGGCGTCTTGCCGCGCCTGGCCGATGGACCGGGATGCCGGGCGGCGGCCAGTGAAAGGCTGGCCGGCGAGTTGGGCTTCACCCGGGCGACCGACCTGCTCGGTCGATCACTGACCATGGCCAATCTGCCCGACCGCTGCCGGATCGTCGCCATCGTCCCGGACATACGGCTCGATCGGTTGACCGAGCCGGTCGGCCCGGCCTTGCATGTGGTCGGCTCGGCGTTCGTCACGCGCAGCGAGCGATCCGGTGCGCCGTCCCGCCGGATTTTCGTTCGCCTGCGGCCGGATGCCGAACCGCGGGAGGCTCTGGCCTCGCTGCCGCGCGCCTCGGCGGCTCCGACGATCAGCCTCGGGCGCCTGGGCCTCAATGCCTATGCGCGTGAAGGTCGAATAGCCGCATTGCTGGGTCTTGGCGCGGTGGTCATGAGCCTGGTCTTCCTCGGCATCTGCACGGCGCTGGTGCTCAACGCCATCGAACACCAACGTCGCGAGATCGCCATTCGCCAGGCCCTCGGGGCCGCGACCGCTCGTCTGGTCACGCGTCTGGTCGCGCCCATCGTCCTTGCGTCCGGGATCGGTGCGCTCCTGTCGCTTCTGGCCAACATCGCCTTGCTGGGGTCCTGGCGGTCGCTCGGCGGCCTGGCCTCACAGGCCGGTCCGGGGCCCGCTTTCGCCGTCGTGGTCGCCAGCTTGGCGCCGGTCTGCGTGGCTCTGGCGGTCGCCTATATCTCTGTTGGCCTGGTGCAGCCGGCCGAAACCCTCAAGTCCGCTGCGTGA
- a CDS encoding HlyD family efflux transporter periplasmic adaptor subunit: MAMTAERPPKLGERAVRTGSEGARPSVFGLGPVELPHPDPPRKSLLRALIDRPRWLAVGGAMATLVVAVTITGFSLSGGPALSRSEATLAEVRQEAFSPLIAGTGAISNESGQTIAALEGGVVDQVLHRSGERINIGDAIVTLANPSLQREVADALMRLESEETTLRAQEGEGERQIAQARDRVGEIEYRHQNARNELDRNRQLEERGFASKAKMDRLREDLAFTRQQLDAARSEQQRLVRLEQERGDARAEARGRLAALKTLQSGRLDALTIRAPIAGVLGGMTLRQGAPVRPSDVIGQIAVDGAIKVEARVPDLAGSLLKVGGRARLQDNPAATLVVRSIDPEVNQGSLTVRLEFVGPAPTDLKPGQTLQLAFATGEPRRALVLRYGDLVGPETAWVVEKDASVARPRPVRLGERAGDDVEVLSGLKPGDRILIGSAKALDGHRRVRLAP; the protein is encoded by the coding sequence ATGGCGATGACGGCGGAGCGTCCGCCAAAGCTCGGCGAGCGGGCGGTTCGCACCGGATCGGAAGGCGCCCGGCCCTCGGTGTTCGGGCTCGGCCCGGTGGAGCTCCCGCATCCTGATCCACCCCGGAAATCCTTGCTTCGCGCCCTGATCGACCGCCCGCGATGGCTGGCCGTCGGAGGCGCCATGGCCACCCTCGTGGTCGCTGTCACGATCACCGGCTTCAGCCTGTCCGGGGGACCGGCCCTGTCACGATCGGAGGCGACGTTGGCGGAGGTTCGCCAAGAGGCGTTCTCGCCACTGATCGCCGGAACCGGAGCTATCTCGAACGAGTCCGGCCAGACCATCGCCGCCCTGGAAGGCGGCGTCGTCGATCAGGTCCTCCATCGCAGCGGCGAGCGGATCAATATCGGCGACGCGATCGTGACCCTGGCCAATCCCTCGCTGCAGCGCGAAGTCGCGGACGCCCTGATGAGGCTGGAGAGCGAGGAAACGACCTTGCGGGCCCAGGAAGGCGAGGGCGAGCGCCAGATTGCCCAGGCCCGCGATCGCGTGGGTGAGATCGAATACAGACACCAGAACGCGCGTAATGAACTGGACCGCAACCGGCAGCTCGAGGAGCGCGGATTTGCCTCCAAGGCCAAGATGGATCGCCTGCGCGAGGATCTCGCCTTTACCCGCCAGCAGCTGGACGCCGCGCGGAGCGAACAGCAGCGGCTGGTCCGGCTGGAGCAGGAACGCGGCGACGCCAGGGCCGAGGCCAGAGGTCGCCTGGCCGCGCTCAAGACCCTGCAGTCGGGCCGCCTGGACGCCCTGACCATCCGCGCGCCCATTGCCGGTGTGCTCGGTGGTATGACGCTTCGCCAAGGCGCACCCGTCCGTCCCAGCGACGTAATCGGCCAGATCGCCGTCGATGGCGCGATCAAGGTCGAGGCGCGTGTACCCGACCTCGCCGGCAGCCTGCTCAAGGTCGGCGGCCGCGCGCGGCTGCAGGACAATCCAGCAGCGACGCTGGTCGTCCGGTCCATCGATCCGGAGGTCAACCAGGGCTCCCTGACCGTCCGGCTCGAGTTCGTGGGGCCCGCTCCGACCGACCTGAAGCCGGGACAGACTCTGCAGCTGGCCTTCGCCACCGGCGAGCCGCGGCGGGCGCTGGTCCTCCGCTATGGAGACCTTGTCGGGCCCGAGACCGCCTGGGTCGTCGAAAAGGATGCGAGCGTGGCGCGGCCAAGGCCTGTCAGGCTGGGAGAGCGGGCAGGCGACGACGTCGAGGTTCTGTCGGGCCTGAAACCCGGCGACCGGATCCTGATCGGCTCGGCCAAGGCCCTGGACGGCCACCGTCGCGTGCGGCTCGCCCCCTGA
- a CDS encoding MFS transporter → MSVTETGAEGPLPPEASRPGMTAGQRLRAILGGSAGNLVEWYDWSTYLFLSLYFAKQFFPEGDQTAQLLKVAAVSMVGFLARPLGAWLMGLYADRAGRRAALTLSVSLMCAGSLIIALAPTYAVVGSLAPVILLGARLLQGLSVGGEYGASATYMSEVAGKQRRGFWSSFQYVTLIAGSLLAQLVLVALQQTMSEETLTAWGWRIPFFIGAALAVVVFWIRSRMDESHSFKAKTDEVRVARAQVIWVTAMLSGVVIAAILSFTVKSIQGQAQIAAVALFFALLASLIWPTIKAHPRQTLAVMGLTAAGSLGYYVYTSYMQKFLVNTTGFSKETATLISVSALFLFMLAQPLFGWLSDRFGRRPMLIAAFGGGVLLTWPILSAIATATSPVTAFLLLLAALLFQSCYSSISAVVKAELYPTHVRALGVALPYAVANAVFGGSAEYAALAFKQARIESGFYIYVTVVMVLGLVVSILLKDTQKHSQILED, encoded by the coding sequence ATGAGCGTTACCGAAACCGGGGCCGAAGGTCCGCTGCCGCCGGAGGCCTCCAGGCCCGGCATGACCGCGGGCCAGCGGCTGCGCGCCATCCTCGGCGGCTCGGCCGGCAATCTGGTCGAATGGTACGACTGGTCGACCTATCTGTTCCTCAGTCTCTACTTCGCCAAGCAGTTCTTCCCCGAGGGGGATCAGACGGCCCAGCTGCTCAAGGTCGCGGCGGTGTCGATGGTCGGATTCCTGGCCCGGCCGCTCGGAGCCTGGCTCATGGGGCTGTACGCCGACCGTGCGGGGCGCCGGGCGGCGCTGACCCTGTCGGTGTCGCTGATGTGCGCCGGCAGCCTGATCATCGCGCTCGCTCCGACCTATGCCGTGGTGGGGAGCCTGGCCCCGGTCATCCTGCTCGGCGCCCGGTTGCTGCAGGGCCTGTCGGTCGGCGGCGAGTACGGGGCCAGCGCCACCTACATGAGCGAGGTGGCCGGCAAGCAACGGCGCGGCTTCTGGTCCAGCTTCCAGTATGTGACCCTGATCGCGGGCAGCCTGCTGGCCCAGCTGGTGCTGGTGGCCCTGCAACAGACAATGAGCGAGGAGACACTCACCGCCTGGGGCTGGCGCATTCCCTTCTTCATCGGCGCGGCCCTGGCCGTGGTGGTGTTCTGGATCCGCAGCCGGATGGACGAAAGCCACAGCTTCAAGGCCAAGACCGACGAGGTCCGCGTCGCGCGCGCTCAGGTGATCTGGGTCACGGCCATGCTGTCCGGCGTGGTGATCGCCGCCATCCTGTCGTTCACGGTCAAGTCGATCCAGGGACAGGCCCAGATCGCCGCCGTGGCGCTGTTCTTCGCCCTGCTGGCCTCGCTGATATGGCCGACCATCAAGGCCCACCCGCGCCAGACGCTGGCCGTCATGGGCCTGACCGCCGCCGGTTCTCTGGGGTACTACGTCTACACCAGCTACATGCAGAAGTTCCTGGTCAACACGACCGGGTTCAGCAAGGAGACCGCCACCCTGATCAGCGTCTCGGCGCTGTTCCTGTTCATGCTCGCCCAGCCGCTGTTCGGCTGGCTGTCGGACCGGTTCGGCCGCAGGCCGATGCTGATCGCGGCTTTTGGCGGCGGGGTGCTGCTGACCTGGCCGATCCTGTCAGCCATCGCCACGGCGACCAGCCCGGTCACCGCCTTCCTGCTGCTGCTCGCCGCCCTGCTCTTCCAGTCCTGCTACAGCTCGATCTCGGCGGTGGTGAAGGCCGAGCTATACCCGACCCATGTGCGGGCCCTGGGGGTCGCCCTGCCCTATGCGGTGGCCAATGCGGTGTTCGGCGGCAGCGCCGAATACGCGGCCCTGGCCTTCAAACAGGCCAGGATCGAAAGCGGCTTCTACATCTATGTCACGGTCGTGATGGTGCTGGGGCTGGTGGTCAGCATCCTGCTGAAGGACACCCAGAAGCACAGCCAGATCCTGGAGGACTAG
- a CDS encoding ABC transporter ATP-binding protein, which produces MLRLENAWKQFASGSTAVTALADASLDLSRGDFISITGPSGSGKSTLVTLLGLLDRPDRGRLSFMDHDVSRYSAGRLAALRRAHIGFVFQAFHLIQDMTVLENVMLGLEGLVRGRADRRARAGAVLERLGLSDRASHLPSQLSGGQQQRAAIARAMAKEPDLLICDEPTGNLDGESGERVVDLILALNQAGAAVALVTHDPRLAALAERRFHIADGRLSPPPS; this is translated from the coding sequence ATGCTGCGCCTCGAAAACGCCTGGAAACAGTTCGCGTCGGGTTCCACGGCGGTGACGGCGCTGGCCGACGCCAGCCTGGATCTGTCCCGGGGAGACTTCATTTCGATCACCGGGCCCTCGGGGTCGGGGAAATCAACCCTGGTGACCCTGCTGGGTCTTCTCGACCGGCCGGACCGGGGACGGTTGTCCTTCATGGATCATGACGTCAGCCGATATTCCGCCGGCCGGCTGGCGGCGCTGCGCCGTGCCCACATCGGCTTTGTCTTCCAGGCCTTTCACCTGATCCAGGACATGACGGTGCTGGAGAACGTCATGCTTGGCTTGGAAGGCCTGGTGCGCGGCCGGGCCGACCGCAGGGCTCGCGCCGGGGCCGTGCTGGAACGCCTGGGCCTGTCCGACCGCGCCAGCCACCTGCCCTCGCAACTCTCCGGCGGCCAGCAGCAACGGGCCGCGATCGCGCGCGCCATGGCCAAGGAACCAGACCTGCTGATCTGCGACGAGCCGACCGGCAACCTGGATGGTGAGTCGGGCGAGCGGGTGGTCGACTTGATCCTGGCGCTCAACCAGGCCGGAGCGGCGGTTGCCTTGGTAACCCACGATCCACGGCTTGCCGCCCTGGCGGAACGCCGCTTTCACATCGCCGACGGGCGCCTCTCGCCGCCACCGAGCTGA